The proteins below are encoded in one region of Natronococcus sp. CG52:
- a CDS encoding type 2 periplasmic-binding domain-containing protein produces MFEEAGLDPEEPPSNYEEFEEAANAITENTDHWAVNIFEGGLVTMNFRMALSSLAGEPTPELDENFEPTFDNDEGLAVLQELHDWVHEREWMPEDGDVGDDAWNAGELGMDINGTWHVSPTRRNDFEFGMTEPAVMPNSEATFTNQSSHVLVIPKNEERDTERHEEAVETVRLLTQTYNDAWGYEAGHMPASLEALESDELRESDTWSDTLETFTAMIDDGRGVAPPATPNNTAYKQQLYQPIDDMRSGNLSPEEALDDAVEGIRETFE; encoded by the coding sequence ATATTCGAGGAAGCGGGACTCGATCCGGAGGAGCCGCCGAGCAACTACGAGGAGTTCGAGGAGGCTGCAAACGCCATCACCGAAAATACGGACCACTGGGCGGTGAATATCTTCGAGGGGGGGCTCGTAACGATGAACTTTCGGATGGCACTCTCCAGCTTGGCGGGTGAACCGACGCCGGAACTGGACGAAAACTTCGAGCCGACGTTCGATAACGACGAGGGACTCGCGGTTCTGCAAGAACTCCACGACTGGGTTCACGAGCGCGAATGGATGCCGGAGGACGGCGACGTGGGAGACGACGCGTGGAACGCCGGCGAGTTAGGAATGGACATCAACGGAACGTGGCACGTCAGTCCCACCCGCCGGAACGACTTCGAGTTCGGTATGACCGAGCCGGCGGTTATGCCGAATTCGGAGGCCACGTTCACTAACCAATCCAGCCACGTACTGGTCATACCGAAGAACGAGGAGCGAGATACCGAACGTCACGAGGAAGCGGTCGAAACGGTCCGCCTGCTGACTCAGACCTACAATGACGCTTGGGGGTACGAAGCCGGACACATGCCGGCCAGTTTGGAGGCCCTGGAAAGCGACGAACTCCGCGAGAGCGATACGTGGAGCGATACGCTGGAAACGTTCACCGCGATGATCGACGATGGTCGCGGCGTAGCGCCGCCCGCGACGCCGAACAATACCGCCTACAAACAGCAGCTGTATCAACCGATAGATGATATGCGAAGCGGCAATCTGAGCCCCGAAGAAGCCTTGGACGACGCCGTGGAAGGTATTCGGGAAACCTTCGAGTAG
- a CDS encoding twin-arginine translocation signal domain-containing protein: MTLNNRCCDGRGTSVNRRRFLQTTGAIGAAGIAGCTGLMGGSQQDGVEYWTLFTGGDGDAMEGMVTEINESDDHDDLHINRQRVPHGEYYDRLYTSLTGDEYPDVAVLHADMIREYEDLVTPLTDEIGSDPYVDEVAEAVVVDGEQLAAPLDTHPSGCTITRRYSRKRDSIRRSRRATTRSSRRLQTPSPKIRTTGR, translated from the coding sequence ATGACACTGAATAACAGGTGTTGCGACGGTAGAGGTACCTCCGTAAACCGACGGCGGTTCCTGCAAACCACGGGTGCTATCGGAGCGGCCGGGATCGCTGGCTGTACCGGTCTCATGGGAGGCAGCCAGCAAGACGGCGTCGAGTACTGGACGCTCTTCACCGGCGGGGACGGCGATGCTATGGAGGGTATGGTGACCGAAATAAACGAGAGCGACGATCACGATGACCTCCACATCAATCGGCAGCGCGTTCCACACGGCGAGTACTACGATCGCCTCTATACGTCCTTGACGGGCGATGAGTATCCGGATGTGGCCGTCCTCCACGCGGATATGATCCGCGAGTACGAAGATCTGGTTACGCCGCTCACCGACGAAATCGGATCGGATCCGTACGTCGATGAAGTTGCGGAGGCCGTCGTCGTCGACGGAGAACAACTCGCCGCACCCCTCGATACCCACCCCTCGGGCTGTACTATAACAAGGAGATATTCGAGGAAGCGGGACTCGATCCGGAGGAGCCGCCGAGCAACTACGAGGAGTTCGAGGAGGCTGCAAACGCCATCACCGAAAATACGGACCACTGGGCGGTGA
- a CDS encoding family 43 glycosylhydrolase, whose translation MDRRRFLATTTIFGLTGCLETIAETETYENSVFEPTMADPSIIRYSADDGDVFYVYGTEDHWYHESDRHDTHGRQLIPIAKSRDLVEWEYVGEVFDTKPDWKEGGGLWAPDIAEYNDQFYLYYAYSEWGDENPAIGVATADHPAGPFDARGKLFDSEEIGVENSIDPFFMLEDGTPYLFWGSWYGIWGVELSDDGLEVAGEPFRIAADDHFEAPWIIERDGYYYFFGSNGSCCDGGRSTYHVVVGRSESFDGPYVNRNGDSIENYPGTTILEGGEAFLGPGHNAVIRDDDGDDWLVYHAYHADDVWINDTPRRALLIDRIRWEDGWPTIEDGVPSEEAGAPVVER comes from the coding sequence ATGGATCGGAGACGATTCTTAGCGACGACCACGATCTTCGGCCTTACGGGATGCCTCGAGACGATCGCCGAAACGGAAACGTACGAAAACTCGGTGTTCGAACCCACGATGGCCGACCCGTCGATCATCCGGTACTCGGCGGACGACGGCGACGTCTTCTACGTCTACGGCACCGAAGACCACTGGTATCACGAGTCGGATCGACACGATACGCACGGACGACAGCTGATTCCGATCGCCAAATCCCGCGACCTCGTCGAGTGGGAGTACGTCGGCGAAGTGTTCGACACGAAACCCGACTGGAAGGAGGGCGGCGGCCTCTGGGCACCCGATATCGCCGAGTACAACGACCAGTTCTACCTGTACTACGCCTACTCGGAGTGGGGCGACGAGAATCCGGCGATCGGCGTCGCCACCGCCGATCACCCCGCGGGGCCGTTCGACGCCCGCGGCAAATTGTTCGACAGCGAGGAAATCGGCGTCGAGAACTCCATCGATCCGTTCTTCATGCTCGAAGACGGGACGCCGTACCTCTTCTGGGGGAGCTGGTACGGTATCTGGGGCGTCGAACTCTCCGACGATGGTCTCGAGGTCGCCGGTGAACCGTTCCGTATCGCCGCCGACGATCACTTCGAAGCGCCGTGGATCATCGAGCGCGACGGCTACTACTACTTCTTCGGCTCGAACGGCTCCTGTTGTGACGGGGGGAGAAGCACCTACCACGTCGTCGTCGGTCGCTCCGAATCCTTCGACGGTCCGTACGTGAACCGAAACGGCGATTCGATCGAGAACTACCCGGGAACGACGATTCTCGAGGGTGGCGAGGCGTTTCTCGGTCCGGGGCACAACGCGGTCATCCGAGACGACGACGGCGACGACTGGCTCGTGTACCACGCGTATCACGCCGACGACGTCTGGATCAACGACACGCCGCGTCGGGCGCTACTGATCGATCGAATCCGGTGGGAGGACGGCTGGCCGACGATCGAAGACGGCGTTCCGAGCGAGGAGGCCGGCGCGCCGGTCGTCGAACGCTGA
- a CDS encoding sulfatase-like hydrolase/transferase, translated as MTDDDHDRPNVIAVMTDQQRWDTVGVYGCPLDLTPAIDTLARQGTVLTQAITPQPLCGPFRATFQSGKYASEVDAWRDTMGLSSDELGLSQRFKGAGYDVGYVGNWHVAGTFDSPVPEERRGGYEDFWIAADVPEFTSHPTEGRLFDADGESVEFEQYRADAFTEYAREAIESLSEPFFLVVAYVEPHNQNDMWTYVAPDGYAEPYEKRPYIPEDLQDRPGDWYEELPDYYGMVRRIDECVDDLLGALSDRGVRDRTIVAYTSDHGCHFRTRPGEYKRTPHESAVRVPAVLAGPGFDDGSDVDRPTSLVDLPPTLLDAADIAVPDEMHGESFLPIVRGDAPDTDGEAFIQVSESQVGRALRTDRWKYAVAASSPTGWRGGSAEKSSDVYVERYLYDLARDPHEQVNLVGRPDFRTVADDLRDRLAAHVQEIEGKSPEIKPYENGYSAF; from the coding sequence ATGACCGACGACGACCACGACCGGCCGAACGTCATCGCGGTGATGACCGATCAGCAGCGCTGGGACACGGTTGGCGTCTACGGGTGTCCGTTGGATCTCACTCCCGCGATCGATACGCTCGCGAGGCAGGGCACCGTCCTGACACAGGCGATTACGCCGCAACCGCTCTGCGGGCCGTTCCGGGCGACGTTCCAGAGCGGAAAGTACGCGAGCGAAGTTGACGCGTGGCGTGACACGATGGGGCTCTCGTCCGACGAGTTGGGCCTCTCTCAGCGGTTCAAGGGCGCCGGCTACGATGTCGGATACGTCGGGAACTGGCACGTCGCCGGCACCTTCGACAGTCCCGTGCCCGAGGAGCGTCGCGGCGGGTACGAGGACTTCTGGATCGCCGCGGACGTCCCGGAGTTCACCTCACACCCCACGGAAGGTCGCCTGTTCGATGCCGACGGAGAATCCGTCGAGTTCGAGCAGTATCGCGCGGACGCCTTCACCGAGTACGCGCGCGAGGCGATCGAATCCCTGTCGGAGCCGTTCTTCCTCGTGGTCGCGTACGTCGAACCCCACAATCAGAACGATATGTGGACCTACGTCGCGCCGGACGGGTACGCGGAACCGTACGAGAAGCGGCCGTACATTCCTGAGGACCTACAGGACCGACCCGGCGACTGGTACGAGGAACTGCCGGACTACTACGGGATGGTCAGGCGGATCGACGAGTGCGTCGACGACCTCCTAGGTGCGCTATCCGACCGCGGCGTACGGGATCGGACGATCGTCGCGTACACGTCCGACCACGGCTGTCACTTCCGGACGCGTCCGGGCGAGTACAAGCGCACTCCTCACGAGTCCGCCGTCCGGGTGCCTGCGGTCCTCGCCGGTCCCGGCTTCGACGACGGGTCCGACGTCGATCGACCGACGAGTCTCGTCGATCTCCCACCGACCCTGCTCGACGCCGCGGATATCGCCGTTCCCGACGAGATGCACGGCGAAAGTTTCCTGCCGATCGTCCGCGGAGACGCTCCCGATACCGACGGCGAGGCGTTCATCCAGGTCAGCGAGTCGCAGGTCGGCCGGGCGCTCCGAACCGATCGGTGGAAGTACGCCGTCGCCGCCTCGTCACCGACGGGATGGCGCGGCGGCAGCGCCGAAAAATCGAGCGACGTCTACGTCGAACGCTACCTCTACGACCTCGCACGGGATCCTCACGAGCAGGTCAACCTCGTCGGCCGGCCGGATTTCCGGACCGTCGCCGACGACCTTCGCGATCGGCTCGCGGCGCACGTTCAGGAAATCGAAGGTAAATCGCCCGAAATCAAGCCCTACGAGAACGGATACAGCGCGTTTTGA
- a CDS encoding IclR family transcriptional regulator — MGSMDIPAAEDGGPTASTTVTSFRVIEALKDRDAAGVSELADELDLAKGTVHKHLNTLRRLNYVVKDGRAYRLSVSFLGLGTSARTRLPISDAAARPLENLASATGEIASLMVPEHGYGIYINRESEQKRPETAARVGDRLPMHATAGGKAILSYTPLEERERILDHRGLSKLTENTVTDRDAFEDELQLTRDRRMAYDRGEYREDRHCIAYPITNPDGRAIGAVTVSGPATRMKEKDASTDFASIVGSTVSSIQNAFFRDR; from the coding sequence ATGGGCTCGATGGATATTCCGGCGGCGGAAGATGGCGGCCCGACCGCGTCGACGACGGTTACGAGCTTTCGCGTGATCGAGGCGCTCAAGGACCGTGACGCCGCGGGAGTAAGCGAACTGGCCGACGAACTCGACCTCGCGAAGGGAACGGTTCACAAACACCTCAACACGCTTCGACGACTCAATTACGTCGTCAAAGACGGACGCGCCTACCGGTTGAGCGTGAGCTTTCTCGGACTCGGCACGAGCGCCCGCACTCGCCTCCCGATCTCCGACGCGGCGGCGCGACCGCTCGAGAATCTCGCGTCGGCGACCGGCGAAATCGCGAGCCTGATGGTTCCGGAACACGGGTACGGAATCTACATCAACCGCGAGAGCGAGCAAAAACGGCCGGAGACGGCGGCGAGAGTCGGTGATCGTCTCCCGATGCACGCGACCGCAGGTGGAAAGGCCATTCTCTCGTACACGCCTCTCGAAGAGCGCGAGCGCATCCTCGACCACCGCGGACTGTCGAAGCTGACCGAAAACACCGTGACGGACCGGGATGCGTTCGAGGACGAGCTCCAACTGACCCGGGATCGTCGGATGGCCTACGATCGGGGCGAGTACCGCGAAGATCGACACTGTATCGCCTATCCCATCACGAATCCGGACGGTCGAGCGATCGGGGCGGTCACCGTCTCCGGACCGGCCACCCGAATGAAGGAGAAGGACGCGAGCACCGACTTCGCGAGCATCGTCGGCAGCACCGTCAGTTCGATCCAAAACGCGTTCTTCCGCGATCGGTAG